The stretch of DNA GGAATTTTTTCATCTATACACTCACCTCCTTTGTCTGTAGTGCAGCGACATTGCTCCTATAAAGCATACCAAAAAATAACAAACCAGAATGATGATATTGGAAATTTCAATACCCTCACCGGATGCAATGCTCCATGCACCAAATGCATACTGGTAGGAGGGCAGCCACTTCCCGAATATCTGCACCCATGCCGGGAATGTTTCCAGAGGCATCCAAAGCCCTCCCAAAATGGCCAGCCCTAATACCACAATATTCGCTATTGCGGATGCTGTCTGTATTTTCTTGGATTGTGCAATCAAGACACCAATCGCCAGAAATAGAATCGAGCCAGCCAGCAGCCAGACACTTGTCATCATCCATTCCCCGACAGGGCGGTCAAATCGCTTCCAGGCATTTACGGCAAGGAAGAATACTGTGACAATGAATGTATGGAGCAAGAGTTGGGTAAAGATGCGCGCAACGAAGTACTGTGAGACTGTGACAGGATGTGTAAAAAGATAGTCCATCCAGGTTTGCTTGCGGTCATACATAATCTGGATACCGAATGTTTGCACAGAAGTCACAACCAAGCTATAACAGGTCATGGAGATCAGGAAAAAATAATCAAAATCCATTCCGCTGATCGTTACGCCTCTATTCATATAAGTAAATAAACTATAAAAAATGAAGGGCATCA from Terribacillus sp. FSL K6-0262 encodes:
- a CDS encoding ABC transporter permease, with the protein product MKSIILTTGMELQRMIKDRYFLFFSLLMPFIFYSLFTYMNRGVTISGMDFDYFFLISMTCYSLVVTSVQTFGIQIMYDRKQTWMDYLFTHPVTVSQYFVARIFTQLLLHTFIVTVFFLAVNAWKRFDRPVGEWMMTSVWLLAGSILFLAIGVLIAQSKKIQTASAIANIVVLGLAILGGLWMPLETFPAWVQIFGKWLPSYQYAFGAWSIASGEGIEISNIIILVCYFLVCFIGAMSLHYRQRR